In Rhinolophus ferrumequinum isolate MPI-CBG mRhiFer1 chromosome 25, mRhiFer1_v1.p, whole genome shotgun sequence, the following proteins share a genomic window:
- the ADORA2A gene encoding adenosine receptor A2a, whose protein sequence is MPSMGSSVYIVVELAIAVLAVLGNVLVCWAVWLNSNLQNVTNYFVVSLAAADIAVGVLAIPFAITISIGFCAACHSCLFFACFVLVLTQSSIFSLLAIAIDRYIAIRIPLRYNGLVTGARAKGIIAVCWVLSFAIGLTPMLGWNNCGRPKEARNHSQGCGEGQVACLFEDVVPMNYMVYYNFFACVLVPLLLMLAIYLRIFLAARRQLKQMESQPLPGERAPSTLQKEVHAAKSLAIIVGLFALCWLPLHIINCFTFFCPDCTHAPLWLMYLAIVLSHSNSVVNPFIYAYRIREFRQTFRKIIHSHILRQREPFKAGGTSARALAAHSSDGEQISLRLNGHPPGTWSNGSAPHPKRRPNGYALGLVSGGPACESHGDTGLQDVELLSHELRGACPESPGLEGPLAQDGAGVS, encoded by the exons ATGCCCAGCATGGGCTCCTCCGTGTACATCGTGGTGGAGCTGGCCATCGCCGTGCTGGCCGTCCTGGGCAACGTGCTGGTGTGCTGGGCGGTGTGGCTGAACAGCAACCTGCAGAACGTCACCAACTATTTTGTGGTGTCGCTGGCAGCTGCCGACATCGCGGTGGGGGTCCTCGCCATCCCCTTCGCCATCACCATCAGCATCGGGTTCTGTGCCGCCTGCCACAGCTGCCTCTTCTTCGCCTGCTTCGTCCTGGTCCTCACGCAGAGCTCCATCTTCAGCCTCCTGGCCATCGCCATTGACCGCTACATCGCCATCCGCATCCCGCTCCG GTACAATGGCTTGGTGACGGGCGCGAGGGCCAAGGGCATCATCGCCGTCTGCTGGGTGCTGTCCTTCGCCATCGGCCTGACGCCCATGCTGGGCTGGAACAACTGTGGTCGGCCGAAGGAGGCGAGAAACCACTCGCAGGGCTGCGGGGAGGGCCAGGTGGCCTGTCTCTTTGAGGACGTGGTCCCCATGAACTACATGGTGTACTACAACTTCTTTGCTTGCGTCCTGGTGCCCCTGCTGCTCATGCTGGCCATCTACTTGCGCATCTTCCTGGCGGCCCGGCGGCAGCTGAAGCAGATGGAGAGCCAGCCTCTGCCGGGGGAGCGGGCTCCATCCACGCTGCAGAAGGAGGTGCACGCGGCCAAGTCGCTGGCCATCATCGTGGGGCTCTTCGCCCTCTGCTGGCTGCCGCTGCATATCATCAACTGCTTCACGTTCTTCTGTCCCGACTGCACCCACGCCCCCCTCTGGCTCATGTACCTGGCCATCGTCCTCTCGCACTCCAACTCGGTCGTGAACCCCTTCATCTACGCCTATCGCATCCGCGAGTTCCGCCAGACCTTCCGCAAGATCATTCACAGCCACATCCTGAGGCAGCGCGAGCCCTTCAAGGCAGGTGGCACCAGTGCCCGGGCcttggcagctcacagcagcgaCGGAGAGCAGATCAGCCTCCGCCTGAACGGCCACCCTCCTGGGACGTGGTCCAACGGcagcgccccccaccccaagcgGCGGCCCAATGGCTACGCCCTGGGGCTGGTGAGCGGAGGGCCTGCCTGCGAGTCCCATGGGGACACAGGCCTCCAGGACGTGGAGCTCCTCAGCCATGAGCTCAGGGGAGCGTGCCCAGAGTCCCCTGGCCTGGAGGGCCCTCTGGCCCAGGATGGAGCAGGAGTGTCCTGA